The Mustela erminea isolate mMusErm1 chromosome 18, mMusErm1.Pri, whole genome shotgun sequence genome has a window encoding:
- the ZMYND15 gene encoding zinc finger MYND domain-containing protein 15 isoform X2, with the protein MEFVSGYRDEFLDFAALLFGWFRKFAAERGAAGSSLEGRWRQLEAQIRRLPQDPALWVLHVLPNRSVGISLGQGAEPGPGLGLGAARFLGDEPPLHLRDLSPYVSFVSLEEGEEEEEEGEEEEENGEEEGAGLEKVDRGQAGEPVPASRESPQEANPPGETEEAVQLAGGGEDGCREDKAEDEAGPERRKGRRSEAAPLHLSCLLLVTDEHGTILGIDLLMDGTQGSAGKASGTENLAPRAYALLCHSMACPMGSGDPRKPRQLTVGDAQLHRDLQSLVPRLGVKLAKAPMRTWGPRPGFTFASLRARTCHVCHRHSFEVKLTPCPQCSAVLYCGEACLRADWRRCPDDVSHRFWCPRLAAFMERAGELATLPFTYAAEVTSETFNKEAFLASRGLTRGYWTQLSMLIPGPGTPRHPRGSAPALSLLLSGDPYQLLQGDGPSLMPPVPPDPPRGLFGSWQDYYTWRGLSLDSPMAVLLTYPLTVYYVITHLVPQSFPELNIQNKQSLKIHVVEAGKEFDLVMVFWELLVLLPHVALELQFVGDGLPLDSDQQHFTLQRDGPEVSVRPGSGVSARLSSSTKEKGGRRDLQIKVSARPYHLLQGPKPDLVIGFNSGFGLKDTWLSSLPRLQSLRVPAFFTESSEYGCVMDDQTMAVATGGGTSPPRPNPFRSPFRLRAADNCMPWYCNAFIFHLVYKPPQGSGARPAPGPVPPVPAPAAPPAPARRRRGEKKPGRGARRRR; encoded by the exons ATGGAGTTTGTTTCTGGATACCGAGATGAGTTCCTTGATTTCGCTGCCCTCCTGTTTGGCTGGTTCCGAAAGTTCGCGGCGGAGCGCGGGGCTGCGGGGTCCAGCCTTGAGGGCCGCTGGCGCCAGCTGGAGGCTCAGATCAGAAGGCTGCCCCAGGACCCCGCCCTCTGGGTGCTTCACGTCTTGCCCAACCGAAGTGTGGGCATCAGcctggggcaaggggcagagccaggccccGGACTAGGCCTGGGAGCTGCCCGGTTCCTGGGAGATGAACCCCCACTCCACCTCCGAGACCTAAGCCCCTATGTCAGCTTTGTcagcctggaggaaggggaggaagaggaggaggagggggaggaagaggaagagaatggagaggaggagggtgcaGGCCTGGAGAAAGTAGACCGTGGCCAGGCTGGGGAGCCAGTCCCCGCCAGCAGGGAGTCCCCCCAGGAAGCAAACCCTCCAGGGGAGACAGAGGAGGCTGTGCAGTTGGCAGGAGGCGGAGAGGATGGTTGCCGGGAGGACAAGGCAGAGGATGAAGCCGGCCCTGAGAGGAGGAAGGGGCGGAGAAGCG aggcTGCCCCCCTGCATCTTTCCTGCCTCTTACTGGTGACCGATGAACATGGCACCATCCTGGGCATTGACCTGCTGATGGACGGAACCCAGGGGAGTGCCGGCAAGGCCTCAGGGACGGAGAACCTGGCTCCTCGGGCCTATGCTCTCCTCTGCCACAGCATGGCCTGCCCAATGGGCTCCGGAGACCCTCGAAAGCCCCGGCAGCTCACCGTGGGAGACGCCCAGCTGCATCG AGACTTGCAGAGTCTGGTCCCGAGGCTGGGAGTGAAGTTAGCCAAGGCGCCAATGCGGACGTGGGGTCCCCGGCCGGGCTTCACGTTTGCCTCCCTCCGGGCTCGAACCTGCCACGTCTGTCACAGGCATAGCTTTGAAGTGAAGCTGACACCTTG CCCCCAGTGCAGTGCTGTCTTGTACTGTGGCGAGGCTTGTCTCCGGGCCGACTGGCGGCGATGCCCTGACGACGTGAGCCACCGATTTTGGTGCCCAAGGCTTGCAGCCTTCATGGAGCGGGCCGGGGAGCTGGCAACTCTGCCTTTTACCTATGCCGCAG aggTGACCAGTGAAACCTTCAACAAGGAGGCCTTTCTGGCCTCACGGGGCCTCACTCGCGGCTACTGGACCCAACTCAGCATGCTCATTCCAGGCCCTGGcacccccaggcacccccgggGCAGCGCACCAGCCCTCAGCCTTCTTCTCAGTG gAGATCCCTACCAGCTTCTCCAGGGGGATGGGCCTTCCCTGATGCCCCCTGTGCCCCCAGATCCACCCAGGGGCCTCTTTG GCTCATGGCAGGATTACTACACATGGAGGGGCCTCAGCTTGGACTCCCCCATGGCCGTGCTTCTCACCTACCCGTTGACTGTGTATTACGTCATCACACACCTGGTGCCCCAATCCT TCCCTGAGCTCAACATCCAGAACAAGCAGTCACTGAAAATCCATGTGGTGGAAGCAGGGAAGGAGTTCGACCTCGTCATGGTGTTCTGG gAGCTCTTGGTCTTGCTCCCCCACGTGGCGCTGGAGCTGCAGTTTGTGGGTGACGGCCTGCCCCTGGACAGTGACCAGCAGCATTTTACCCTGCAGAGG GATGGCCCAGAAGTATCTGTTCGTCCGGGTTCTGGAGTATCTGCGCGGCTCAGCTCTAGCACTAAGGAGAAGGGGGGCCGAAGGGACCTGCAGATCAAGGTGTCCGCGCGGCCCTACCACCTGCTCCAGGGGCCCAAGCCGGACCTGGTTATTG GATTCAACTCTGGCTTCGGTCTCAAGGACACTTGGCTGAGCTCGCTGCCCCGGCTacag TCCCTCCGAGTCCCGGCCTTCTTCACGGAGAGCAGCGAGTACGGCTGCGTGATGGACGACCAGACCATGGCGGTGGCCACCGGAGGGGGCACCAGCCCCCCGCGGCCCAACCCCTTCCGCTCCCCCTTTCGCCTGCGAGCCGCGGACAACTGCATGCCCTG GTACTGCAACGCCTTCATCTTCCACTTGGTCTACAAGCCCCCGCAGGGGAGCGGGGCCCGACCCGCGCCTGGGCCGGTGCCCCCGGTCCCGGCCCccgccgcgccccccgcccccgcccgcagGCGCCGAGGGGAGAAGAAACCCGGGCGGGGGGCGCGCCGGCGCAGGTGA
- the ZMYND15 gene encoding zinc finger MYND domain-containing protein 15 isoform X1, producing the protein MEFVSGYRDEFLDFAALLFGWFRKFAAERGAAGSSLEGRWRQLEAQIRRLPQDPALWVLHVLPNRSVGISLGQGAEPGPGLGLGAARFLGDEPPLHLRDLSPYVSFVSLEEGEEEEEEGEEEEENGEEEGAGLEKVDRGQAGEPVPASRESPQEANPPGETEEAVQLAGGGEDGCREDKAEDEAGPERRKGRRSEAAPLHLSCLLLVTDEHGTILGIDLLMDGTQGSAGKASGTENLAPRAYALLCHSMACPMGSGDPRKPRQLTVGDAQLHRDLQSLVPRLGVKLAKAPMRTWGPRPGFTFASLRARTCHVCHRHSFEVKLTPCPQCSAVLYCGEACLRADWRRCPDDVSHRFWCPRLAAFMERAGELATLPFTYAAEVTSETFNKEAFLASRGLTRGYWTQLSMLIPGPGTPRHPRGSAPALSLLLSGDPYQLLQGDGPSLMPPVPPDPPRGLFGSWQDYYTWRGLSLDSPMAVLLTYPLTVYYVITHLVPQSSSLPVPELNIQNKQSLKIHVVEAGKEFDLVMVFWELLVLLPHVALELQFVGDGLPLDSDQQHFTLQRDGPEVSVRPGSGVSARLSSSTKEKGGRRDLQIKVSARPYHLLQGPKPDLVIGFNSGFGLKDTWLSSLPRLQSLRVPAFFTESSEYGCVMDDQTMAVATGGGTSPPRPNPFRSPFRLRAADNCMPWYCNAFIFHLVYKPPQGSGARPAPGPVPPVPAPAAPPAPARRRRGEKKPGRGARRRR; encoded by the exons ATGGAGTTTGTTTCTGGATACCGAGATGAGTTCCTTGATTTCGCTGCCCTCCTGTTTGGCTGGTTCCGAAAGTTCGCGGCGGAGCGCGGGGCTGCGGGGTCCAGCCTTGAGGGCCGCTGGCGCCAGCTGGAGGCTCAGATCAGAAGGCTGCCCCAGGACCCCGCCCTCTGGGTGCTTCACGTCTTGCCCAACCGAAGTGTGGGCATCAGcctggggcaaggggcagagccaggccccGGACTAGGCCTGGGAGCTGCCCGGTTCCTGGGAGATGAACCCCCACTCCACCTCCGAGACCTAAGCCCCTATGTCAGCTTTGTcagcctggaggaaggggaggaagaggaggaggagggggaggaagaggaagagaatggagaggaggagggtgcaGGCCTGGAGAAAGTAGACCGTGGCCAGGCTGGGGAGCCAGTCCCCGCCAGCAGGGAGTCCCCCCAGGAAGCAAACCCTCCAGGGGAGACAGAGGAGGCTGTGCAGTTGGCAGGAGGCGGAGAGGATGGTTGCCGGGAGGACAAGGCAGAGGATGAAGCCGGCCCTGAGAGGAGGAAGGGGCGGAGAAGCG aggcTGCCCCCCTGCATCTTTCCTGCCTCTTACTGGTGACCGATGAACATGGCACCATCCTGGGCATTGACCTGCTGATGGACGGAACCCAGGGGAGTGCCGGCAAGGCCTCAGGGACGGAGAACCTGGCTCCTCGGGCCTATGCTCTCCTCTGCCACAGCATGGCCTGCCCAATGGGCTCCGGAGACCCTCGAAAGCCCCGGCAGCTCACCGTGGGAGACGCCCAGCTGCATCG AGACTTGCAGAGTCTGGTCCCGAGGCTGGGAGTGAAGTTAGCCAAGGCGCCAATGCGGACGTGGGGTCCCCGGCCGGGCTTCACGTTTGCCTCCCTCCGGGCTCGAACCTGCCACGTCTGTCACAGGCATAGCTTTGAAGTGAAGCTGACACCTTG CCCCCAGTGCAGTGCTGTCTTGTACTGTGGCGAGGCTTGTCTCCGGGCCGACTGGCGGCGATGCCCTGACGACGTGAGCCACCGATTTTGGTGCCCAAGGCTTGCAGCCTTCATGGAGCGGGCCGGGGAGCTGGCAACTCTGCCTTTTACCTATGCCGCAG aggTGACCAGTGAAACCTTCAACAAGGAGGCCTTTCTGGCCTCACGGGGCCTCACTCGCGGCTACTGGACCCAACTCAGCATGCTCATTCCAGGCCCTGGcacccccaggcacccccgggGCAGCGCACCAGCCCTCAGCCTTCTTCTCAGTG gAGATCCCTACCAGCTTCTCCAGGGGGATGGGCCTTCCCTGATGCCCCCTGTGCCCCCAGATCCACCCAGGGGCCTCTTTG GCTCATGGCAGGATTACTACACATGGAGGGGCCTCAGCTTGGACTCCCCCATGGCCGTGCTTCTCACCTACCCGTTGACTGTGTATTACGTCATCACACACCTGGTGCCCCAATCCT CTTCTCTCCCAGTCCCTGAGCTCAACATCCAGAACAAGCAGTCACTGAAAATCCATGTGGTGGAAGCAGGGAAGGAGTTCGACCTCGTCATGGTGTTCTGG gAGCTCTTGGTCTTGCTCCCCCACGTGGCGCTGGAGCTGCAGTTTGTGGGTGACGGCCTGCCCCTGGACAGTGACCAGCAGCATTTTACCCTGCAGAGG GATGGCCCAGAAGTATCTGTTCGTCCGGGTTCTGGAGTATCTGCGCGGCTCAGCTCTAGCACTAAGGAGAAGGGGGGCCGAAGGGACCTGCAGATCAAGGTGTCCGCGCGGCCCTACCACCTGCTCCAGGGGCCCAAGCCGGACCTGGTTATTG GATTCAACTCTGGCTTCGGTCTCAAGGACACTTGGCTGAGCTCGCTGCCCCGGCTacag TCCCTCCGAGTCCCGGCCTTCTTCACGGAGAGCAGCGAGTACGGCTGCGTGATGGACGACCAGACCATGGCGGTGGCCACCGGAGGGGGCACCAGCCCCCCGCGGCCCAACCCCTTCCGCTCCCCCTTTCGCCTGCGAGCCGCGGACAACTGCATGCCCTG GTACTGCAACGCCTTCATCTTCCACTTGGTCTACAAGCCCCCGCAGGGGAGCGGGGCCCGACCCGCGCCTGGGCCGGTGCCCCCGGTCCCGGCCCccgccgcgccccccgcccccgcccgcagGCGCCGAGGGGAGAAGAAACCCGGGCGGGGGGCGCGCCGGCGCAGGTGA
- the CXCL16 gene encoding C-X-C motif chemokine 16, translating into MSRSPGARLLALLVLLALLPPPGHGNEGSVIGSCYCHRRISSHSPPKGEVMAHFRKHLRAYDRCNSYIRFQLHSRSVCGGSKDAWVQELVSWFDRKEYGYANSGSAASQELLPPPSTQVPEPTQRAPLDTGSPAPTHLPPALQSTAQPMLPAGAQSLDRNLTQKPHADDITTSTEGHGRGSEERQKQLEEQIGPSARTSAMVPVVSLLTIIFVLTVVLLYVLCRRRREQSLQHTPDLPRYYTPVASDSSA; encoded by the exons ATGAGCCGGAGCCCGGGCGCCCGGCTCCTCGCGCTCCTCGTCCTGCTGGCGCTGCTGCCTCCGCCAG gccaTGGCAACGAGGGCAGCGTCATCGGCAGTTGTTACTGCCACAGGAGGAtttcttcccactcccctccGAAGGGGGAGGTCATGGCACATTTCCGAAAGCACCTGAGAGCCTACGATCGCTGTAATTCCTACATCAG GTTCCAGCTACACTCCCGCAGCGTGTGTGGGGGGAGCAAAGATGCTTGGGTTCAAGAACTGGTGAGCTGGTTTGATCGCAAAG AATATGGATATGCTAACTCCGGGAGTGCGGCCTCCCAGGAGCTTTTACCTCCTCCCAGCACCCAGGTTCCTGAACCCACACAAAGGGCACCTTTAGACACGGGCTCCCCTGCTCCGACGCACCTGCCACCTGCCTTGCAGTCCACCGCACAGCCCATGCTTCCAGCAGGGGCCCAGTCCTTGGACAGAAACCTCACGCAGAAACCTCACGCAGATGACATCACTACATCCACTGAGGGCCACGGTCGGGGGtctgaggagaggcagaagcagctgGAAGAACAAATAGGGCCTTCCGCGAGAACCTCAGCCATGGTGCCAGTGGTCTCCCTCCTGACCATCATCTTCGTTCTCACTGTGGTCCTCCTGTACGTGttgtgcaggaggaggagggagcagtcACTGCAGCACACTCCAG
- the ZMYND15 gene encoding zinc finger MYND domain-containing protein 15 isoform X3 encodes MEFVSGYRDEFLDFAALLFGWFRKFAAERGAAGSSLEGRWRQLEAQIRRLPQDPALWVLHVLPNRSVGISLGQGAEPGPGLGLGAARFLGDEPPLHLRDLSPYVSFVSLEEGEEEEEEGEEEEENGEEEGAGLEKVDRGQAGEPVPASRESPQEANPPGETEEAVQLAGGGEDGCREDKAEDEAGPERRKGRRSEAAPLHLSCLLLVTDEHGTILGIDLLMDGTQGSAGKASGTENLAPRAYALLCHSMACPMGSGDPRKPRQLTVGDAQLHRDLQSLVPRLGVKLAKAPMRTWGPRPGFTFASLRARTCHVCHRHSFEVKLTPCPQCSAVLYCGEACLRADWRRCPDDVSHRFWCPRLAAFMERAGELATLPFTYAAEVTSETFNKEAFLASRGLTRGYWTQLSMLIPGPGTPRHPRGSAPALSLLLSGSWQDYYTWRGLSLDSPMAVLLTYPLTVYYVITHLVPQSSSLPVPELNIQNKQSLKIHVVEAGKEFDLVMVFWELLVLLPHVALELQFVGDGLPLDSDQQHFTLQRDGPEVSVRPGSGVSARLSSSTKEKGGRRDLQIKVSARPYHLLQGPKPDLVIGFNSGFGLKDTWLSSLPRLQSLRVPAFFTESSEYGCVMDDQTMAVATGGGTSPPRPNPFRSPFRLRAADNCMPWYCNAFIFHLVYKPPQGSGARPAPGPVPPVPAPAAPPAPARRRRGEKKPGRGARRRR; translated from the exons ATGGAGTTTGTTTCTGGATACCGAGATGAGTTCCTTGATTTCGCTGCCCTCCTGTTTGGCTGGTTCCGAAAGTTCGCGGCGGAGCGCGGGGCTGCGGGGTCCAGCCTTGAGGGCCGCTGGCGCCAGCTGGAGGCTCAGATCAGAAGGCTGCCCCAGGACCCCGCCCTCTGGGTGCTTCACGTCTTGCCCAACCGAAGTGTGGGCATCAGcctggggcaaggggcagagccaggccccGGACTAGGCCTGGGAGCTGCCCGGTTCCTGGGAGATGAACCCCCACTCCACCTCCGAGACCTAAGCCCCTATGTCAGCTTTGTcagcctggaggaaggggaggaagaggaggaggagggggaggaagaggaagagaatggagaggaggagggtgcaGGCCTGGAGAAAGTAGACCGTGGCCAGGCTGGGGAGCCAGTCCCCGCCAGCAGGGAGTCCCCCCAGGAAGCAAACCCTCCAGGGGAGACAGAGGAGGCTGTGCAGTTGGCAGGAGGCGGAGAGGATGGTTGCCGGGAGGACAAGGCAGAGGATGAAGCCGGCCCTGAGAGGAGGAAGGGGCGGAGAAGCG aggcTGCCCCCCTGCATCTTTCCTGCCTCTTACTGGTGACCGATGAACATGGCACCATCCTGGGCATTGACCTGCTGATGGACGGAACCCAGGGGAGTGCCGGCAAGGCCTCAGGGACGGAGAACCTGGCTCCTCGGGCCTATGCTCTCCTCTGCCACAGCATGGCCTGCCCAATGGGCTCCGGAGACCCTCGAAAGCCCCGGCAGCTCACCGTGGGAGACGCCCAGCTGCATCG AGACTTGCAGAGTCTGGTCCCGAGGCTGGGAGTGAAGTTAGCCAAGGCGCCAATGCGGACGTGGGGTCCCCGGCCGGGCTTCACGTTTGCCTCCCTCCGGGCTCGAACCTGCCACGTCTGTCACAGGCATAGCTTTGAAGTGAAGCTGACACCTTG CCCCCAGTGCAGTGCTGTCTTGTACTGTGGCGAGGCTTGTCTCCGGGCCGACTGGCGGCGATGCCCTGACGACGTGAGCCACCGATTTTGGTGCCCAAGGCTTGCAGCCTTCATGGAGCGGGCCGGGGAGCTGGCAACTCTGCCTTTTACCTATGCCGCAG aggTGACCAGTGAAACCTTCAACAAGGAGGCCTTTCTGGCCTCACGGGGCCTCACTCGCGGCTACTGGACCCAACTCAGCATGCTCATTCCAGGCCCTGGcacccccaggcacccccgggGCAGCGCACCAGCCCTCAGCCTTCTTCTCAGTG GCTCATGGCAGGATTACTACACATGGAGGGGCCTCAGCTTGGACTCCCCCATGGCCGTGCTTCTCACCTACCCGTTGACTGTGTATTACGTCATCACACACCTGGTGCCCCAATCCT CTTCTCTCCCAGTCCCTGAGCTCAACATCCAGAACAAGCAGTCACTGAAAATCCATGTGGTGGAAGCAGGGAAGGAGTTCGACCTCGTCATGGTGTTCTGG gAGCTCTTGGTCTTGCTCCCCCACGTGGCGCTGGAGCTGCAGTTTGTGGGTGACGGCCTGCCCCTGGACAGTGACCAGCAGCATTTTACCCTGCAGAGG GATGGCCCAGAAGTATCTGTTCGTCCGGGTTCTGGAGTATCTGCGCGGCTCAGCTCTAGCACTAAGGAGAAGGGGGGCCGAAGGGACCTGCAGATCAAGGTGTCCGCGCGGCCCTACCACCTGCTCCAGGGGCCCAAGCCGGACCTGGTTATTG GATTCAACTCTGGCTTCGGTCTCAAGGACACTTGGCTGAGCTCGCTGCCCCGGCTacag TCCCTCCGAGTCCCGGCCTTCTTCACGGAGAGCAGCGAGTACGGCTGCGTGATGGACGACCAGACCATGGCGGTGGCCACCGGAGGGGGCACCAGCCCCCCGCGGCCCAACCCCTTCCGCTCCCCCTTTCGCCTGCGAGCCGCGGACAACTGCATGCCCTG GTACTGCAACGCCTTCATCTTCCACTTGGTCTACAAGCCCCCGCAGGGGAGCGGGGCCCGACCCGCGCCTGGGCCGGTGCCCCCGGTCCCGGCCCccgccgcgccccccgcccccgcccgcagGCGCCGAGGGGAGAAGAAACCCGGGCGGGGGGCGCGCCGGCGCAGGTGA
- the ZMYND15 gene encoding zinc finger MYND domain-containing protein 15 isoform X4, translated as MEFVSGYRDEFLDFAALLFGWFRKFAAERGAAGSSLEGRWRQLEAQIRRLPQDPALWVLHVLPNRSVGISLGQGAEPGPGLGLGAARFLGDEPPLHLRDLSPYVSFVSLEEGEEEEEEGEEEEENGEEEGAGLEKVDRGQAGEPVPASRESPQEANPPGETEEAVQLAGGGEDGCREDKAEDEAGPERRKGRRSEAAPLHLSCLLLVTDEHGTILGIDLLMDGTQGSAGKASGTENLAPRAYALLCHSMACPMGSGDPRKPRQLTVGDAQLHRDLQSLVPRLGVKLAKAPMRTWGPRPGFTFASLRARTCHVCHRHSFEVKLTPCPQCSAVLYCGEACLRADWRRCPDDVSHRFWCPRLAAFMERAGELATLPFTYAAEVTSETFNKEAFLASRGLTRGYWTQLSMLIPGPGTPRHPRGSAPALSLLLSGDPYQLLQGDGPSLMPPVPPDPPRGLFVPELNIQNKQSLKIHVVEAGKEFDLVMVFWELLVLLPHVALELQFVGDGLPLDSDQQHFTLQRDGPEVSVRPGSGVSARLSSSTKEKGGRRDLQIKVSARPYHLLQGPKPDLVIGFNSGFGLKDTWLSSLPRLQSLRVPAFFTESSEYGCVMDDQTMAVATGGGTSPPRPNPFRSPFRLRAADNCMPWYCNAFIFHLVYKPPQGSGARPAPGPVPPVPAPAAPPAPARRRRGEKKPGRGARRRR; from the exons ATGGAGTTTGTTTCTGGATACCGAGATGAGTTCCTTGATTTCGCTGCCCTCCTGTTTGGCTGGTTCCGAAAGTTCGCGGCGGAGCGCGGGGCTGCGGGGTCCAGCCTTGAGGGCCGCTGGCGCCAGCTGGAGGCTCAGATCAGAAGGCTGCCCCAGGACCCCGCCCTCTGGGTGCTTCACGTCTTGCCCAACCGAAGTGTGGGCATCAGcctggggcaaggggcagagccaggccccGGACTAGGCCTGGGAGCTGCCCGGTTCCTGGGAGATGAACCCCCACTCCACCTCCGAGACCTAAGCCCCTATGTCAGCTTTGTcagcctggaggaaggggaggaagaggaggaggagggggaggaagaggaagagaatggagaggaggagggtgcaGGCCTGGAGAAAGTAGACCGTGGCCAGGCTGGGGAGCCAGTCCCCGCCAGCAGGGAGTCCCCCCAGGAAGCAAACCCTCCAGGGGAGACAGAGGAGGCTGTGCAGTTGGCAGGAGGCGGAGAGGATGGTTGCCGGGAGGACAAGGCAGAGGATGAAGCCGGCCCTGAGAGGAGGAAGGGGCGGAGAAGCG aggcTGCCCCCCTGCATCTTTCCTGCCTCTTACTGGTGACCGATGAACATGGCACCATCCTGGGCATTGACCTGCTGATGGACGGAACCCAGGGGAGTGCCGGCAAGGCCTCAGGGACGGAGAACCTGGCTCCTCGGGCCTATGCTCTCCTCTGCCACAGCATGGCCTGCCCAATGGGCTCCGGAGACCCTCGAAAGCCCCGGCAGCTCACCGTGGGAGACGCCCAGCTGCATCG AGACTTGCAGAGTCTGGTCCCGAGGCTGGGAGTGAAGTTAGCCAAGGCGCCAATGCGGACGTGGGGTCCCCGGCCGGGCTTCACGTTTGCCTCCCTCCGGGCTCGAACCTGCCACGTCTGTCACAGGCATAGCTTTGAAGTGAAGCTGACACCTTG CCCCCAGTGCAGTGCTGTCTTGTACTGTGGCGAGGCTTGTCTCCGGGCCGACTGGCGGCGATGCCCTGACGACGTGAGCCACCGATTTTGGTGCCCAAGGCTTGCAGCCTTCATGGAGCGGGCCGGGGAGCTGGCAACTCTGCCTTTTACCTATGCCGCAG aggTGACCAGTGAAACCTTCAACAAGGAGGCCTTTCTGGCCTCACGGGGCCTCACTCGCGGCTACTGGACCCAACTCAGCATGCTCATTCCAGGCCCTGGcacccccaggcacccccgggGCAGCGCACCAGCCCTCAGCCTTCTTCTCAGTG gAGATCCCTACCAGCTTCTCCAGGGGGATGGGCCTTCCCTGATGCCCCCTGTGCCCCCAGATCCACCCAGGGGCCTCTTTG TCCCTGAGCTCAACATCCAGAACAAGCAGTCACTGAAAATCCATGTGGTGGAAGCAGGGAAGGAGTTCGACCTCGTCATGGTGTTCTGG gAGCTCTTGGTCTTGCTCCCCCACGTGGCGCTGGAGCTGCAGTTTGTGGGTGACGGCCTGCCCCTGGACAGTGACCAGCAGCATTTTACCCTGCAGAGG GATGGCCCAGAAGTATCTGTTCGTCCGGGTTCTGGAGTATCTGCGCGGCTCAGCTCTAGCACTAAGGAGAAGGGGGGCCGAAGGGACCTGCAGATCAAGGTGTCCGCGCGGCCCTACCACCTGCTCCAGGGGCCCAAGCCGGACCTGGTTATTG GATTCAACTCTGGCTTCGGTCTCAAGGACACTTGGCTGAGCTCGCTGCCCCGGCTacag TCCCTCCGAGTCCCGGCCTTCTTCACGGAGAGCAGCGAGTACGGCTGCGTGATGGACGACCAGACCATGGCGGTGGCCACCGGAGGGGGCACCAGCCCCCCGCGGCCCAACCCCTTCCGCTCCCCCTTTCGCCTGCGAGCCGCGGACAACTGCATGCCCTG GTACTGCAACGCCTTCATCTTCCACTTGGTCTACAAGCCCCCGCAGGGGAGCGGGGCCCGACCCGCGCCTGGGCCGGTGCCCCCGGTCCCGGCCCccgccgcgccccccgcccccgcccgcagGCGCCGAGGGGAGAAGAAACCCGGGCGGGGGGCGCGCCGGCGCAGGTGA